The Phaeobacter gallaeciensis DSM 26640 genomic sequence ACCCGGCGCGCGCGCTGACGTGCTGCATCTGAACGACGCGCTGGAGCTGCAGCAGGTTTGGCAGGGTGGGCTGGCACTGTAGCTGATTGCGCGGGTTTACAGAGAGCGGTCAGCGAAAGAGAAAACCGTTGCCAAACAGTTTGTTGGGCTACAAATCATATAGCTCTGTTTTCAGCCTTCTTTCCGAACGCTGGGCATGAACGCTTGTTGTCTAATCACTCTGTTTGTCAGCTTTATGCGTTCGGTCAGCTCTGACCCGCTGCGGTAAGAAGCCAATTCTTAATATCTGCAAGCCGCAGATCACAGGCCATCCCTGATAGGATGGCCTGATCGTTTTACCTTTGGGTCAGGATGCTTTGGCGATTGTGACGTTACGCTCTAGCAGACGTAAACGCGAAGCGAATTCACCGCGATCAACGTAGCATCCATGGAGATGGCGGAAGCCGGTGGATGGATCAAATGAGTCACGGCCATGCAGGACACGACGGTTGTCGAACACAACCATTTCGCCTGCTTTTAGCCTGACATTGATGCGATATTTTGGATCCCGCGTCTTTGCCATATAGGCGCGATACGCGCGGTAATAGGCTGGCATAATCTCGGGCGACATATCGAATATGCCGGCCAGATGCGCATTGTAGCGGATTTCGATCACATTCCCCATTGCCCCCAGTGTGATCACTGGCCGGTGGACTTGTATGTCTGCATCCTTGTCAGAGAAACGGAACGGGATTGGGGTTTCGCAGAGCAGGCGAAAGGCTTCCGGGTCATCTTGTCGAAGATCCTCTGCCATCGCGAAACCATCTGCAAACAGAGACCCGCCGCCTGTGGCCTCATTGGCGAGACAGTGCAGGAATTGGTAGCCGGGGGGGACCTCCTGGTTGGGCAGATCCGTATGAAGCGGCAAAGCCACCGACGTGTAGGCAAGGTTGTTTGGGTCGGGCTTATTGATCACTTCGAAGGTGGTTCCAAAGTTTGTTGTACGCAAAAATCCAACTCGTTCAGCCACTTGAACGCCAGAGTCGATGCTGTCTGGCAAGTGTTCAACGATGGCCAGACCGTATTTTGCGGTGTCTTGCATCCATGCGTTCAGGGCGTAATCGTCGGTCAGAATCATAGTTGATGTGTGGCGCGGGATGCCATTGGCACCCAAATCGGCGCGCCAAAGCTGCTCTTGGATTTTCCCAGCGTCGTGGCTACGGCGACCGGGGCGGTGGGCGTCCATCAACGCTATAGGCATGCGGCTGACATGCCCGTCTTCGTATTCCAGTAGGACAACACCCTCATCACGCGTGGCAGAGATGAGCACCGGGGTTTCGTCAATCTCCAACAGATCCAGTAAGCGTTCATGTGTTTCAGGGTGCAGCCCCGAGGGGCAGTTGTCGCGCAACCAAATGGTTGGAAATTGTGTTGTGGTGTCGTCGGCCCAAGTCACAATTAGTGTGTCAGCTTGAACCGTGAAGTGCGGTGCAGTCATTGGATATCCAATTCGTTTCATAATTTAGAATGCTGGGTGTAGGGCTGCACTACAGGGCGGGGGCCACCATTCCTGTGTCTTGCCATAGGGCGTGCCAATCGCACGCTGCCCCAGCACTTCATATGAAACATCAGTCTTCATACATCGTCCATATGACGGCAGCTTATGTGTCGGCAAGCGTAGAAAACATGTGCAATGATTGAGGTCGGCTCAATGCAGCGTGGGTCATTTCTCAAGATGGCAGTAAATCTGAAGCGTGCCTTTGATTGAGACGGTAAACAGCGCCAAATTCGGCATCTTGCCCATTTGACCTTGTTGCGGTGAAACTACAGTTACGGGGCCTTGTGTCGTTGATCAGCACGCGCACATGCCTTGTGAAATATTTTGATCAAATTATTTGCCCGCAGGGGAATGGATAGGCTAAGTCTCTGTCAGAACACTCTGCCGTGCCTTGGCGGGGGGAGGTCCCGCTGATTGCGGGCGCACTGACAGGAGAGCCCATGACACCGCTTGAAGGTCTGAAGGTGGTCGAGCTGGCCCGTATTCTCGCAGGGCCATGGATTGGCCAGTCGCTTGCCGATCTGGGGGCGGAGGTCATCAAGGTCGAGAGCCCCGAGGGCGATGATACCCGGCGCTGGGGACCGCCCTTCATTGAGCGGGGTGGCGACAAGACGGCGGCTTATTACTATGCGGCGAACCGGGGCAAGTCCTGCGTAACGGCGGATTTTCGCACCGACGAAGGGCGTGCGCAGGTGCGGGAGTTGATCCGCGATGCCGATATCCTGATCGAGAATTTCAAGGTGGGCGGGTTGGCCAAATACGGGCTGGACTATGAGAGTTTGAAAGCGGTCAATCCGCGTCTGATCTATTGCTCGGTCACGGGCTTTGGTCAGGATGGCCCCTATGCGGCGCGGGCGGGCTATGATTTCCTGTTACAGGGCATGTCCGGGCTGATGTCGATCACCGGCGCGCCGGAGGGGGAGCCGCAGAAGGTGGGCGTGGCGATTACTGATATTGTCACTGGGCTTTATGGCACCATTGGCATTCTGGCGGCGGTGGAGCAGCGTCATACCACCGGGCGCGGGCAGCATATCGACATGTCACTTTTGGACTGCGCCACGGCCGTGCTGGCCAATCAGAACATGAACTATCTGGCCACCGGCACCAGTCCGACGCGGATGGGCAATGAGCATCCCAATATCGCGCCCTATCAGGTGATGGCGGTGCGTGATGGGCATATCATCCTCGCGGTGGGCAATGATGGTCAGTTTGCTCGGCTTTGCGAGGTTCTGAATATGGCAGGGCTGGCGTCTGATCCGCGCTTTGCCTCCAATCAGCTGCGGGTGGCCAACCGGGGTGATTTGACGCCAATGCTGGCGGCGGCGCTGGCGCAATGGGGGCAGGTGGATCTTTTGGCGGCGCTGGAGGCCGCAACCGTACCTGCGGGACCAATCAACACCATCGGGCAGGCCTTTGATGATCCGCAGATCAGACACCGCCAGATGCAGATCGCACCGGAAGATGTGCCGGGTGTGCGGGGCCCTTGGGTGTTTTCCGATGCGGAGCTGGCCCTGGAGAAATCGGCACCGATCCTGCCGGTGGCGCAGGATATGTCGCAGGGAGACTAGAACGTCAGGTCGCCTGCCGATTTGGTGGGCGGCAACAGCTTGATATCAAACCAGACAGGAAGAGGGCGCGCCATGGCGATGGAGATCACCGGAGTTGAACATCTGTGGATTCCATTGCCGGATGGGCGCAGGCTGGCAGCACGGATGTGGTTGCCGGAGGGTGACGGCCCCTTTCCCGCGATCCTGGAATATCTGCCCTATCGCAAACGCGACGGTACGGCGCCGCGGGATGCCACCACCCATCCGGTTTTTGCGGCTGAGGGCTATGTCTGTCTGCGCGTCGATATTGCAGGCACCGGCGACAGCGAGGGGCTGTTTGATGATGAATATTCCGAACAGGAGCTGAGCGACGGCGAGGCGGTGCTGGCCTGGCTTGCGACGCAGCCCTGTTGTGATGGCAATATCGGCATGATTGGAATTTCCTGGGGCGGTTTCAATGGCTTGCAACTGGCCGCACGACAGCCCGAAGCGCTGAAGGCGGTTGTTAGCGTGGCCTCAACCGTGGATCGCTATGCCGATGATATCCATTTTATGGGTGGCTGCCTGCTCAGCGATAATGCCAATTGGGCGTCGCAGATGTTTGCCTATCAGACCCGCCCGCTGGATCCCGAGCTGCGCCCGGATTGGCGCGAGGCTTGGGTGGAGCGGATCGAGGCGCTGCCGTTTATGGCCGCAGATTGGCTGCGGCATTCGCAGCGCGATGATTTCTGGAAACACGGATCGGTATGTGATGATTGGTCGGCAATCAAGGCGCCGGTACTGGCGATCACCGGCTGGGCGGATGCCTACGTGAATGCACCGCCTGCATTGGCGGCCAATATGCAGGCCTCGGCGAAGGCGCTGATAGGTCCTTGGGAACATCGCTATGCGCATATCTCCAAGCTGGAGGCACATGATTTCCACGCAGAGGTGCTGCGCTGGTTTGATCGCTGGCTGAAGGGGGAAGACAGCGGGGCGGAGGCTCTGCCGGATTATCGCACCTACATGCAGGAGCATTTCAACCCGACCAAGGAAAACAAACCCCGGCAGGGCCGCTGGGTTGCCGAGGGCGACTGGCCGTCCCCGAATGTGCGCGAGGTGGTGCACTCTTTCGGGCAGCAGGGCGCGTTGCAGGCTGCCCCGGATGCGGGGGAGGCTGTGGTGTCCAATCCGGCAACCCTTGGGGCCGCCGGTGGTTATTTCTGTGCGGGCATGCGG encodes the following:
- a CDS encoding TauD/TfdA family dioxygenase — encoded protein: MKRIGYPMTAPHFTVQADTLIVTWADDTTTQFPTIWLRDNCPSGLHPETHERLLDLLEIDETPVLISATRDEGVVLLEYEDGHVSRMPIALMDAHRPGRRSHDAGKIQEQLWRADLGANGIPRHTSTMILTDDYALNAWMQDTAKYGLAIVEHLPDSIDSGVQVAERVGFLRTTNFGTTFEVINKPDPNNLAYTSVALPLHTDLPNQEVPPGYQFLHCLANEATGGGSLFADGFAMAEDLRQDDPEAFRLLCETPIPFRFSDKDADIQVHRPVITLGAMGNVIEIRYNAHLAGIFDMSPEIMPAYYRAYRAYMAKTRDPKYRINVRLKAGEMVVFDNRRVLHGRDSFDPSTGFRHLHGCYVDRGEFASRLRLLERNVTIAKAS
- a CDS encoding CaiB/BaiF CoA transferase family protein; amino-acid sequence: MTPLEGLKVVELARILAGPWIGQSLADLGAEVIKVESPEGDDTRRWGPPFIERGGDKTAAYYYAANRGKSCVTADFRTDEGRAQVRELIRDADILIENFKVGGLAKYGLDYESLKAVNPRLIYCSVTGFGQDGPYAARAGYDFLLQGMSGLMSITGAPEGEPQKVGVAITDIVTGLYGTIGILAAVEQRHTTGRGQHIDMSLLDCATAVLANQNMNYLATGTSPTRMGNEHPNIAPYQVMAVRDGHIILAVGNDGQFARLCEVLNMAGLASDPRFASNQLRVANRGDLTPMLAAALAQWGQVDLLAALEAATVPAGPINTIGQAFDDPQIRHRQMQIAPEDVPGVRGPWVFSDAELALEKSAPILPVAQDMSQGD
- a CDS encoding CocE/NonD family hydrolase; the encoded protein is MAMEITGVEHLWIPLPDGRRLAARMWLPEGDGPFPAILEYLPYRKRDGTAPRDATTHPVFAAEGYVCLRVDIAGTGDSEGLFDDEYSEQELSDGEAVLAWLATQPCCDGNIGMIGISWGGFNGLQLAARQPEALKAVVSVASTVDRYADDIHFMGGCLLSDNANWASQMFAYQTRPLDPELRPDWREAWVERIEALPFMAADWLRHSQRDDFWKHGSVCDDWSAIKAPVLAITGWADAYVNAPPALAANMQASAKALIGPWEHRYAHISKLEAHDFHAEVLRWFDRWLKGEDSGAEALPDYRTYMQEHFNPTKENKPRQGRWVAEGDWPSPNVREVVHSFGQQGALQAAPDAGEAVVSNPATLGAAGGYFCAGMRIDNELPGDQAGDDALSTCFDTQPLDVPLELLGRARVRLAFSVDKPVAQVMARLCDVAPDGVSQRITYRGRNLCHDDTHEIAEALVPGKRYEVEFALNECAHHLRAGHKLRLALSTSYWPIVWPSPEPVALTLHLDGCALILPERQGAAESDPQAPRAAREYPTYAAEVVRAPSGTSNTYQEADGTLVLETFDDYGAAIDPVHGMEVGSHVAMRYAIHPDDPASATFSSQWRFTFARGDWQVQVDTDNLMRGDREDFHLWRRVVATEGADQTEVCVKEWSEHLPRYCL